The DNA segment GTCTGCTCCTCGAAGGTCATCTTAGTGCCCTCCCATTCAGAGCCCACAGCAGgcttcctttcttcctcctcacccATATTTTCCAGACTGTGCGCGGGGAGATCCTCCACCTTAACGTAGGAACTGccaccagcagcagcctGTCGAATAAGCATTTTCTCGCGCATCTTCTGCCGGAAGTAATCGGAAACAGAGACTTTAGATGTCGTGACCAGATCTTCAGATGTGCGGTCTGATTTGAGAGCGGAAGATGATTCGAGCTCTGCCATAGTGGGCTTGACGTCTGGCTTGGTTTCGGGTTTTGTCTCAGGTTGAGGGGTGGACGAAGATGAGGCGAGAGGTGATGGGGTCGCAAAGGCGGTacaaggaagagaggaaacCGGGACACCGAGGATCTCAGCGAGAGCTTGAGGGGATTGAACGGCCGCTCTTTTAGCGGCCAAATGTCTTTGTCGTGAACTGCGTAAAATATGAGCTACGCTCATCACATAATCAACTTAGACTCACGCGATTTTGTTACGCACAACGACTGGCTCTTTAGGCTTCTCTTCAGTCACAGGTGTGGTCAAAGGACTAGGACTAGGACTAGGGCTTGCACTGGCCGCAGCCAATCGTCTTAACACTTCCTCCAAGCCCTGACCAGCCTGACCAGCACCAGCAGCAAGGTCATCTCCCTCTTTCCTAGCTCTGGCCATACCGATACCTCCATTATCGGCTTTGCGGACGACAGCAATGTGGTTGACGTTACCCTCGAAAGAGCTTCCAAGACCTGTGTTTTCTTTCCATCCAAGAGCTTGCATGTGCTTGTAGGAGAAACGAGTTTTATCGTCGGACCATGACAGGTTACGGGGATCAAGACCGATACGTTCTAAGAGCGATTTGCGATTTTGTGAATAATTGTTCGGCATGTAAATTTACGATCCAAGCAGACTCACGCTTCACTTTGCGCTCTGAGAGGCCCATTATGGTTTGTTTTGTGCTTGTAAGTGGTCTGAGTGACTTTGTACGGG comes from the Cryptococcus gattii WM276 chromosome M, complete sequence genome and includes:
- a CDS encoding uncharacterized protein (Similar to TIGR gene model, INSD accession AAW46943.1); translated protein: MGLSERKVKQRIGLDPRNLSWSDDKTRFSYKHMQALGWKENTGLGSSFEGNVNHIAVVRKADNGGIGMARARKEGDDLAAGAGQAGQGLEEVLRRLAAASASPSPSPSPLTTPVTEEKPKEPVVVRNKIASRQRHLAAKRAAVQSPQALAEILGVPVSSLPCTAFATPSPLASSSSTPQPETKPETKPDVKPTMAELESSSALKSDRTSEDLVTTSKVSVSDYFRQKMREKMLIRQAAAGGSSYVKVEDLPAHSLENMGEEEERKPAVGSEWEGTKMTFEEQTQEFEPSDSTAAIPKEDDQKAQKKARKEAKRLAKLDKEKVKSEEHDPIHEAHQALEAFEHAGEVQDEGKDEKKKRKEEKKRKREEKEVKEKEKKRKRDNGEDEEKGKKDKKSKEHKKEKERKKEKSS